GATGGAACCCGTGAGCATGGCCGCCTCGTCCGACAGGATATCGCCGAAGATATTGCCGGTCACAATGACGTCGAACTGCTTGGGCGCGCGCACCAGCTGCATCGCGGCGTTGTCCACGTACATGTGCGAAAGCTCGATATCCGGATAATCCTTCGCCACCCGCAGCACCACCTCGCGCCACAAGCCGGAGGTCTCCAACACGTTGGCCTTCTCCACCGAGCAGAGCTTCTTGTGGCGCTTGCGCGCGGCCTCGAACGCCACCCGCGCTACGCGCTCCACCTCGTGCTCGGAGTACACCATGGTGTTGAATCCCTGGCGCTCGCCGTTGGCCAGCGTACGTACCCCGCGCGGCTCGCCGAAATAAATGTCGCCAGTCAGCTCGCGCACGATCAGCAGGTCGAGCCCCGCAACGACCTCGGGCTTCAGTGTCGAGGCCGAGGCCAGCTGCGGATAGAGTATCGCCGGACGCAGGTTGGCGAACAGTTTCAACTCCGCGCGCAGGCCCAGCAGGGCCTTTTCCGGGCGCAACTCGCGCGGCAGCGTATCCCACTGAGTGCCGCCCACGGCGCCGAGCAGCACGGCATCCGCCTGTTTTGCCAGTTTCAGCGTGGCATCCGGCAGCGGATGCTTGTGCATGTCATAGGCGGTGCCGCCCACCGGGGCGGTCTCCATTTCGATCTTGAGGCCGAAACCCCGGCGCAGGCGCTCCAACACCTTGACCGCTTCGGCTACTACTTCCGGCCCAATCCCGTCGCCGGGCAATACCGCAATCTTCTTGGTCATCGTATGTTTCCTATTTGGCGAAAAGCCACGGCGCTTCCTGCCGGCGCCGCGCTTCGTAAGCCCTGATCTCGTCCACATGCTGCAGGGTGAGACCGATGTCATCGAGCCCGTTCAGCAGGCAGTGCTTGCGGAAGGCATCGATATCAAATTTGAACTGCTTGCCCGAGGGTGTTGCGACGGTCTGCGCGGCAAGATTGACGGTCAGACGATAACCCGGCGTGGCTTCAGTCTCGCGGAACAGCTGGTCCACGACAGCACGATCGAGCACGATCGGCAACAATCCGTTCTTGAAACTGTTGTTGTAAAAAATATCGGCGTAGCTCGGCGCGATGATGGCACGGAAGCCGTAGTCCATCAGCGCCCACGGTGCGTGCTCGCGCGAGGAACCGCAGCCGAAGTTGTCACGCGCCAGCAAAACCTGCGCGCCTTGGTAGCGCGACTGGTTCAATACGAAGTCCGGATTGAGGCGGCGCTTGCCGTGGTCCATGCCCGGCTCGCCCGGATCGAGGTAACGCCAGTCGTCGAACAGGGTCGGTCCGAAGCCGGTGCGCTTGATCGATTTCAGGTATTGCTTCGGGATGATCGCGTCCGTGTCCACGTTGGCGCGGTCGAGCGGCATCGCGAGACCATTGAGTTTTTCAAACTTTTGCATCAGTGAAATTCTCGTACGTCCACAAAATGCCCGGCGATCGCCGCGGCCGCGGCCATGGCGGGGCTGACCAGATGCGTGCGCCCGCCGGCGCCCTGGCGGCCTTCAAAATTGCGGTTCGAGGTCGAAGCGCAGCGCTCGCCCGGTTCGAGCCGGTCGGCGTTCATGGCGAGGCACATGGAACAGCCCGGCTCGCGCCACTCGAATCCTGCATCGCGGAAAATTTTATCCAGGCCTTCCTTCTCGGCCTGCGTCTTCACCAGGCCTGAGCCCGGCACCACCATCGCGAGCTTGATGTTGTGCGCCACTTTCTTTCCTTTCACCACATTTGCCGCAGCGCGCAAATCCTCGATGCGCGAGTTGGTGCACGAACCGATGAAAATCTTGTCGAGCGTAATGGCGTGCATCGGCGTGCCCGGCTGGAGACCCATGTACTTGAGCGCCTGTTGCATGCTGCCACGCTTGACGGTGTCGGACTCTTTCTCCGGATCGGGCACGGCGCCGTCCACCGGCACCACCATCTCGGGCGAGGTGCCCCAGGTCACCTGTGGCTTGATGTCGGCGGCATTGAGCACGACTTCCTTATCGAACTTCGCGTCCGGATCGCTGTGCAGTTCACGCCAAGCTTTCGCTGCCTGTTCCCACATCGCACCCTTGGGCGCGTAGGGCCGGCCGCGGAAATATTCGACGGTCTTGTCATCCACCGCGATCATTCCGGCGCGCGCACCAGCCTCGATGGCCATGTTGCACACCGTCATGCGGCCCTCGACCGAAAGCTGTCCGATGGCTTCACCGGCGAATTCGATGGCGTGGCCGGTGCCGCCGGCGGTGCCGATCCTGCCGATGATCGCGAGCACGATGTCCTTGGCGGTGATGCCGGGCGGAAGCTTGCCCTCGACCCGTACGCGCATGTTTTTCGCCTTCTTCAAAATCAGGCATTGCGTGGCGAGCACATGCTCCACCTCGGAGGTGCCGATGCCGAAGGCAAGCGCGCCGAAGGCGCCGTGGGTCGAGGTGTGTGAATCGCCGCACACCACGGTCATGCCCGGCAGGGTCGCGCCCTGCTCCGGACCGATCACATGCACGATCCCCTGGCGGGCGTCGTGCATGCCGAATTCGGTGATGCCGTAATCGTGGCAGTTCTGGTCAAGGGTCTCGACTTGCAGGCGCGACACCGGGTCGGCGATGCCACTGGCGCGGTCCGTGGTCGGGACGTTGTGATCCGCGGTGGCGAGATTGGCATCGATGCGCCAGACCTTGCGTGAGGCCAGGCGAAGGCCCTCAAACGCCTGCGGACTGGTCACTTCGTGAACCAGGTGGCGATCGATATAGATGAGCGCGGTGCCGTCATCGTTATGACGCACCACATGCGCATCCCAAAGCTTGTCGTAGAGAGTCTTTCCGGCCATGGCAGCCAACAAGGGTGAAGAATTGGGCAAATTCTAGGCGCGGGGAACTAATAACACAAATTCATGTTTATCATGTAATATATTCTATTAAGTTATGGATATATCCGCCTTGCAAGCCTTCCTAGCCGTGGCCGAATCCGGGTCGTTTTCCCGCGCGGCTGAACGCATTTACCTGACCCAGCCCGCCATCAGCAAGCGCATTGCCGCGCTGGAAAAGGAGATCGGGGCACGCCTGTTCGACCGCATCGGCCGCGGCATTCACCTGACCCCTGCCGGGGAAGCGCTGCTGGGCCGGGCCCGCAACGTGCTGAAGGAGCTGGAGGACGTCAAACGCGGCATTACCAATCTTTCCGGCAACATTTCCGGCGAACTCCTGCTGGCCACCAGCCACCATATCGGCCTGCACCGGCTACCGGGGCTGCTCAAGCGTTTTCACGAAACCTATACGCAGGTGCACCTGAATCT
The DNA window shown above is from Sulfuricaulis limicola and carries:
- the leuD gene encoding 3-isopropylmalate dehydratase small subunit, translating into MQKFEKLNGLAMPLDRANVDTDAIIPKQYLKSIKRTGFGPTLFDDWRYLDPGEPGMDHGKRRLNPDFVLNQSRYQGAQVLLARDNFGCGSSREHAPWALMDYGFRAIIAPSYADIFYNNSFKNGLLPIVLDRAVVDQLFRETEATPGYRLTVNLAAQTVATPSGKQFKFDIDAFRKHCLLNGLDDIGLTLQHVDEIRAYEARRRQEAPWLFAK
- the leuC gene encoding 3-isopropylmalate dehydratase large subunit, with translation MAGKTLYDKLWDAHVVRHNDDGTALIYIDRHLVHEVTSPQAFEGLRLASRKVWRIDANLATADHNVPTTDRASGIADPVSRLQVETLDQNCHDYGITEFGMHDARQGIVHVIGPEQGATLPGMTVVCGDSHTSTHGAFGALAFGIGTSEVEHVLATQCLILKKAKNMRVRVEGKLPPGITAKDIVLAIIGRIGTAGGTGHAIEFAGEAIGQLSVEGRMTVCNMAIEAGARAGMIAVDDKTVEYFRGRPYAPKGAMWEQAAKAWRELHSDPDAKFDKEVVLNAADIKPQVTWGTSPEMVVPVDGAVPDPEKESDTVKRGSMQQALKYMGLQPGTPMHAITLDKIFIGSCTNSRIEDLRAAANVVKGKKVAHNIKLAMVVPGSGLVKTQAEKEGLDKIFRDAGFEWREPGCSMCLAMNADRLEPGERCASTSNRNFEGRQGAGGRTHLVSPAMAAAAAIAGHFVDVREFH
- the leuB gene encoding 3-isopropylmalate dehydrogenase, with protein sequence MTKKIAVLPGDGIGPEVVAEAVKVLERLRRGFGLKIEMETAPVGGTAYDMHKHPLPDATLKLAKQADAVLLGAVGGTQWDTLPRELRPEKALLGLRAELKLFANLRPAILYPQLASASTLKPEVVAGLDLLIVRELTGDIYFGEPRGVRTLANGERQGFNTMVYSEHEVERVARVAFEAARKRHKKLCSVEKANVLETSGLWREVVLRVAKDYPDIELSHMYVDNAAMQLVRAPKQFDVIVTGNIFGDILSDEAAMLTGSIGMLPSASLDSANKGMYEPIHGSAPDIAGKGVANPLATILSAAMMLRYTLNEPRLADKIEQAVSKVLDQGLRTGDIHTVGTQKAGTKEMGDAVAAAL